The following proteins are encoded in a genomic region of Ostrea edulis chromosome 7, xbOstEdul1.1, whole genome shotgun sequence:
- the LOC130048548 gene encoding type-1 angiotensin II receptor-like produces the protein MNISNQTTTPSTLFNLTALCLMTSLQGNSSDNNTVKNNDVNIWFDCKNKKLNNPSLKPFWEYGEFKAAKWFSKNSKFIVMCLGYPGNIAAIITVCRMKPFTTSSLFMVMLAIMDTATLLSKEVYYRLTFHDVRLYDFGCQTMLFLGAFTMQYANWILVLMTAERFIAVRFPMKVQKISTKTKVAILLAVVAVILIGLNAHLFVTIYEKLYTRRGYVCTVKPEHAYFYLVEWYWVENSVFGFIPCVAVFVLNIMIIVCIRISIKKQKDLTAVDQNKSKQQMQITVMLVTVSVIFVILTMSNTIFLLYFVYIGYYQHRSDHYHIAVLQLTSQLVFLLTDFNNATNFYFYFLSGRRFRKHFIQMICCCCPKRKSRETTETSVYSKSTRY, from the coding sequence atgaatatcagCAACCAGACGACAACGCCATCGACTTTATTTAACCTCACTGCTTTATGTTTAATGACGTCACTTCAGGGCAACAGCTCTGACAACAACACAGTAAAAAACAACGACGTTAACATATGGTTCgactgcaaaaataaaaaactgAACAATCCGTCTCTGAAACCCTTCTGGGAATATGGAGAATTCAAGGCTGCCAAGTGGTTTAGCAaaaactctaaattcattgtAATGTGCTTGGGATATCCTGGGAATATTGCAGCAATCATCACCGTTTGCAGAATGAAACCATTTACAACCTCCTCTTTGTTTATGGTCATGTTAGCGATCATGGATACAGCGACTCTCCTTTCGAAGGAAGTGTATTATCGATTGACGTTTCACGATGTGCGTTTGTATGATTTTGGGTGTCAGACCATGCTATTCCTTGGTGCGTTCACCATGCAATACGCAAATTGGATTCTAGTCTTGATGACAGCCGAACGGTTCATTGCTGTGAGATTCCCAATGAAGGTACAAAAAATCTCTACCAAAACAAAAGTGGCTATCCTGCTTGCAGTTGTAGCAGTCATTTTGATTGGCCTTAATGCCCATCTTTTTGTAACAATTTATGAAAAGCTCTATACTAGACGCGGATATGTCTGCACCGTAAAGCCAGAGCATGCGTACTTTTATTTGGTGGAATGGTATTGGGTAGAGAACTCAGTGTTCGGCTTTATCCCGTGTGTTGCTGTATTCGTCTTGAACATTATGATCATAGTTTGCATAAGAATTTCCATAAAGAAACAAAAGGATTTAACCGCTGTTGACCAGAACAAATCTAAACAACAAATGCAGATTACCGTTATGTTGGTGACCGTGTCGGTGATTTTTGTGATTCTAACAATGTCCAACACCATCTTTCTTCTTTACTTCGTGTATATAGGTTACTATCAGCACAGGTCAGACCACTATCACATTGCTGTGTTGCAGTTGACTAGTCAACTCGTATTCCTCCTTACTGATTTCAATAATGCCACAAATTTCTACTTCTATTTCCTCAGTGGAAGAAGATTTCgtaaacattttattcaaatgATCTGTTGTTGTTGCCCGAAGCGAAAGTCTCGTGAAACGACGGAGACATCTGTTTATTCTAAATCCACAAGATATTAA